The following nucleotide sequence is from Clostridia bacterium.
GCCCGCCGGAGCGAAGATAAACGCGACCGTGTACCCGGTCATCAAGCCTCGCGAAAACAGTTTCGTATTCGAAGACAACAAGATCTTTTTGTATTTGGACCCAACTCGCCCGAAAGAGGTGTTCCTGAACACCGTCACCCACGAACTGCACCACATTGGCATGGGGAGCGTGGAGACCGGCTTCGATGAGCGATACATGGATCTATCTCCAAACGCAAGGAAGGCTGGCATCAATGTGGGCCGTTTCGCCGAAGGCTTCGCTATGCTCGCCGCGGCCGGCTCTGCCGACGTGCATCCACACCAGTTCAGCGATCCCAAGGACCGCGCGCGCTGGGACCGTGACATGGCCAACTTCAATACCGACCTGAAGAAGGTTGAACAGTTCCTGCTCGATGTCTTGAACGGTAGGTTTGCGAGTGACGAGGAGATGTGGAACAAGGCTTTTGAGTTCTACGGTGAGCAGGGGCCGTGGTACACCCTCGGGTACAAGATGGCAGCCGCAGTCGAAAAGAAGTACGGCCGGGCGGCGTTGCTCGAATGCGAACAAGATCCGCGCCGCCTGCTCGCAACCTGGAACGTAATCGCCGCAGAGCAGAGCAAAAAGGACGAGCAGCTCGCAACGTGGTCTCCCGAGTTAATCAATGGACTGCACGCACAGCCAGTGCAGCGGTGATTCACCTTTGCTAGTCTGAGCGCCACGTCGCTGGCCGGATGGGGTAGCACCAAGGTAACGGTCTCTTCGCGCATTACGCCACTGAGGAAGCAGCAACTTACGTTAGAATTCGGCAACTCAGTCCATGCGCCTACTTCCGTCACGAATCCCGATTCTGTACTCGATTATGGGCGTGCTGCTGCTCGTCAGCATCGTGCCGATGTATTTCTATGCTGATCGCGTGGTCTCCGTGAATCGCGAGCGTCTGAAAGTGAACGAGATGCTCCTGCAGAATACGGTGACGAAGTCGCTTAGTGACGACATCGCGCAGAGGCAAGCGACCATACGCATGATGCTGGAGAACCTGGCCTCGGCCGTGCAGATCTCCAGCGGCGGGAACCTGGCTCAGGATCACGTTGCCGCGCCTGAACTTCGCGCTCTGCTGGAGAAGTTTGTCAGCTCGCATGGCGATCTTGCCTATGCCACGCTTCTGAACACCGATGCCAAGGGCATCTCCGCCGGCAAGATCACGCCAGATGTTTTCCTTCAACGTGAACTTGAACACGCATTTGCAGCCGCTCGCGACGGCCGCGCCTATAACGGACAGCCGCTCACAATCGGGGCGGGGAAAGACTCGCATACGGTTTTCCTCGCCAGCCATCCACTTTTAGCGGACGGGCGCTTCGTGGGTATGCTCGGCACCGTCATCGACCTTCAGTTTCTCGAGATCCGTCTTCGCGAATTTGGCCGTGGTGGACTCGCTCTATACGTTGTCGATCGCGAGGGGCGACTGGTCGCCGGTGCGTCGCCGCAATTCGCTACCGGTCAGGACCTTACGCGTTTCGAGATTGTTCAGAAGTTCGTTGACCAGGGCGGACGCTCGCGCCTCGTCGAGACCACCGAGTTCGCCGTCGACGAGAAGGACGGACGCACCGAACTGCTTGGTACATGCAGCCCTGTGCCTTCGCTGGAGTGGGCCGTCATAGCGCAGAAAGAACAGGGCGAGGCCTACGCCAGCGTCTATGAAATGCAGCGCTACTCACGGCTGCTGGCGTTACTGTCCGTTCTGTTGAGCATCGCAATCAGCTTCTACGCGACTCGAAAAATTACGACACCGTTACAAACGCTTACGGAATCCAGCCGGGCCATTGCCCGTGGCGACTTCTCGCAGCGCGTTACGCTTACCAGCCGCACAGAGATCGGAGAATTAGCGGCAACGTTCAATATTATGACCGGCGAGCTAGAACACTTCGTCCAGGACCTGAAGCGAGCCGCCGAAGAGAACCGCGCACTGTTCCTGAACTCCATACAGATGCTGGCCGGAGCGGTTGACGAAAAGGATCCGTACACACGGGGCCACTCCGACCGCGTGACGCGCTACTCCGTCATACTTGCAACGGAGATGGGACTGAGCGAAGAGGAGATTGACAATGTTCGCATCGCCGCCCTGCTGCATGACGTGGGCAAGATCGGCATCGAGGACCGCATTCTCAAGAAGCCCGGCGCGCTCACTCCCGACGAATTCGAGATCATGAAGACGCACACGACGAAGGGCGCCAACATTCTGCGCCCCGTCACGCAACTCGCGCTCATGCTGCCCGGTATCGAACTGCACCACGAGTCTCTCGACGGCCGGGGCTATCCCTATGGCTTGAAGGGCGACGAACTGCCGCTGATGGCGCGCATCATCAGCGTGGCCGACACGTTCGACGCCATGACGACCAACCGCCCTTACCAAGCCGCCATGGATACCGAGTATGTCGTCCGCATCATCAATTCGCTAGTGAGTACGAAGTTTGACCCGCGCGTGGTCGCCGCCCTGACATCGGTGTTCGAGAGCGGCAGGTTACAAATCCGCCGAGCCGGCTCCACCAATCCGGACCAAGGCGCGGCAGCAGTCGCAGTAAATGCCGAAGCCAGCGCAATCGTGTAGCAAGTTTTTCAGCCGTGCTGCGACAAAGCAAATGACTGATAGCGATCAGCCCAAGCGCGGCGAAGTCGCCCTCCTGCGCCGCCCGGCTCGACCGCTATAATGATCCAGCATGATTCAGACTCTGTTCGGCAGTCTCGACCAACCCGAAAAGCCATCTTTTCTAGATCGCATGAAGCAGGCGGTCACGCGCACGCGTGAGAACCTGACCGACCGCATTGAAGAAGTCGTCAGCTTCCGCAAAGAAATCGACCGCGAGACGCTCGATGACCTGGAAGCCACGCTAATCGCTGCGGACCTGGGCACGACGACAACGCATGAAGTGCTGGAGCACATGCGCGAGAAGGTGGATCGCAAGCAGATTGCAGATGTCGAGGAATTGAAGCGCGTTCTTAAAGAAGAACTGCTCGCTATCCTTACCAAAGCCAATGAGAAGCCTGCGAACCGAGTTGATGGTGAACCTGAAGTCATTCTTGTGGTGGGCGTGAACGGGACGGGCAAGACGACCTCGATCGGCAAGCTCGCGCATACGTTGCGAGCGCAGGGCAAAACCGTGCTGCTGGCTGCTGCGGACACCTTCCGCGCTGCGGCCATTGAGCAACTGGAAGTCTGGGGCGATCGCACCGGGACGGAAGTCATTAAGACGAAACCGGGCGGCGATCCTTCGGCCGTGCTGTTCGATGCCCTGCAAGCCGCGAAAGCCCGCAACGTTGACTACGTGATCGTGGACACCGCAGGGCGTTTGCACACGAAAACGAACCTGATGCATGAGTTGGAGAAGATGCATCGCACGGCGCAGCGCATCATCCCCGGCGCGCCGCACGAGACCCTGCTCGTTATGGACGCCACCACCGGGCAGAACGGACTCCAGCAAGCACGCATGTTCACCGAGTCGGCGGGGGTCACAGGCATCGTGCTCACGAAACTTGATGGCACCGCAAAGGGTGGCGTCGTGGTCGCCATCTCGCGCGAACTCGGACTGCCCGTTCGCTACGTCGGCGTCGGCGAACAAAAGGGTGACATGCTTCCCTTCAATGCCAACGACTTCGTGGATTCGCTGTTCGCGTAGTTGACTGGGACATTATCCTTTTTGCCACCGAACCGAGCTGGCAAAAGGGATCCTTCGACTCGGGCTTACGCCCTTGCTCAGGAAGACAAGGTTTTGGTTTATCTCCTTGGAGTGTGTCTTCCTGAGTGGAGCGACGCAGTCGCGGAATCGAAGGACCCCTTTCTTCAGCGCCAAGTTGGCAAAAGTGCTTTCGACTATGGCTTACGCCCTCATCTTCTCTCTTCGTCTCTCCGCGGCTTCGTGTTGAAATAGACCTCTATGGCATTGCGCGATACTGAAGAACTTTTCATGACCCAGGCACTCGATCTTGCACGGCAGGGCGTCGGCCTCACTTCTCCGAACCCGTGCGTTGGAGCAATCGTTGTGGACGAGCGTGGCCGCATCGCCGGACGCGGAACGCACACATATGAGGGCCGCAAGCACGCTGAAGTTCTTGCCCTTGAAGAAGCTGGAGACCTAGCGCACGGCAACACTCTCTATCTGAACCTGGAGCCCTGCTCGCACCAGGGTCGCACAGGCCCATGCGCAGATGCGATTATCGCGGCCGGCATCGCTCGCGTCGTTAGCGCTATGCGCGACCCCAATCCGCTCGTCAGCGGAAAAGGGTTCGAGAAACTTCGTGCTGCCGGCATCGAGGTCGTTGACGGAGTGCTTGAAGCCGAAGCACGGAAACTCAACGAAAGCTTCACGCGATACATCCGCACCCGCTTGCCGCTGGTGACGCTGAAGACAGCCATGACGCTGGATGGCAAGATCGCGGCAGCATCGAACGTTTCGCAGAATCCCACGGCGCTCGGATCGGCGCAGGCGTCCATTACCTACATCACCGGCGAAGCCGCGCGCGCGCATGTACACAAGCTGCGGCACGCAAGCGATGCGATTCTCGTTGGTGTCGGAACCATCATCGCAGACGATCCGTTGCTCACCGATCGTAGTTCACTCCCGCGCCGCCGTCCGCTGTTGCGCGTCATCCTGGACTCGCGACTGCGACTGCCGCTGGAATCGCGCCTCGTGAAGACGTGCCAGGAGGACGTGCTCGTGTTCTGCTCGTTCGCAGAAGAGAAGAAGCGCGCCGAACTCGAAGCAAGAGGTGTGCGCGTGGAGCAAGTGCCTCTCGCTACGTTTGAGCCGCAAGCCGGGGAAGTTCCTTACCCACATGCAGTTCCCACGAACAGCAAGCCTGACATGAAGAAAGTCTTCCAGCAGCTCGGCGAGTCTGAAATTACCAGCGTTCTTGTCGAAGGGGGAGCCGCAGTGAACTGGACCTGTCTGGCCGCCGGAGTCGTGGACAAGATTTTCTTCTACTACGCCCCCAAGATTCTTGGTGGCAGCGGCTCTGTACCCTTCGCGTCCGGCGCCGGATTCGCTCGTATGGCAGAGGCTGCCATGGTGCATAACATCACCGTCCACCACTTCGGCGAGGACTTTGCCATCGAAGGCTACTTGCGCGATCCGTACGCGTAGACAGTTGCCAGGTGCCAATTACCGGTTCCCATGTGCCAGCTTCCTGCTGACCGATATACTGCACACTTGCACTTGTTCTTGTCACAAACAAAGAGCACGGCACACATTATGATGTATGCGGATTATCGTTGCCGCTACTAACTGGCAGTCGGCTATTGGCCACTGGCTGCTGACAACTGGCTACTGGCAACTGGAGTTTTTATGTTCACCGGAATCGTAGAGGAAGTTGGGCGCATCGCCCGCATCGAGCAGAAGGGCGAGAATCGCCGAATCACCATTGAGGCCCGTGATGTTCCAAAGGAACTCAAGACCGGGCACAGCGTAGCCGTGAGCGGCGTCTGCCTCACCGCGCTGGATATCACGCCAACAACGTTTGCCGCCGATCTTGCGCCGGAGACATGGGTACGCACGTCGTTCTCGCGAATCACTACCGGAGCCCAGGTCAACCTTGAACTTCCGCTCCGAGCCGACGGACGAATGGGTGGACACATGGTGCAGGGTCACGTGGATGGCGTCGGGCGTCTCGTGAACTTCGAGCGCATTCCCGATTCCGAGAACTGGTGGTTGCACATAGAAGTCCCACCCGAGCTCGAAAAGTACCTTGTCTACAAGGGTTCCATTTCTATCGAAGGCATCAGCCTCACGATTGCCAAGCTGGAAGGGATGATCTGCACGGTGGCAATCATTCCGCACACGGTCGAGATGACGAATCTCAATACGCTGAAGGCTGGTGATCCTGTCAACCTGGAGGCTGACATCGCAGCCAAGTACCTGGAGAAATGGTTCCATCGCGACCGCGACCTCGGCGGCGACACGCTTACAGTCGAAAAGCTGGTGACCAAGGGGTTCTGAAGCGGTGGGCACAGCTTGGTGGATAGAATCGGAGCGCGCTCCGTGTGGAGCGCGTTTGCTGCTTGTAGCATGTCTTCAGCGCCGTCAGCGCGTATCCGGCGCCGGTTTCCAGTAGTCGAGATTCAACGCATCCAGATCGATGAACTCTCGCACGATCTGCTCCTGAGCAGCGTTCATGCCCTCTGGCGGGCCGAAGTAAATTACCTTGGCTTCGTGTAGAAAGACGACTCGGTCCGCAACTTTCTGCGCCAGTCGCATATCGTGCGTTACGACGATGCTCGTCAGCTTCAACTGATATTTCAGTTTCTTGATCAGATCCCCCAGCAGGTGCGCCATCAGAGGATCGACCATCGTCGTCGGCTCGTCGTACAGAACAGCATCGGGCTGCGCCGCCAGTGCACGCGCAATGGCCACCGACCGCTTCATCCCGGTCGAGAGATCCGATGGCAACTGGTCGCGATATTCACGGACCCCCACCATGTCCAGCAGGCCGTCGACAATCTGGTAGATCTGCTCTTCGTTCAGGTCGCCACGCTCGCGAAGCGAAAATGCCACGTTCTCGCCCACGCTGAGCGAATCGAATAGCGCGCCGTTCTGGAACACCATCGTGACCTTCTTGCGTATGCGCTCAAGCTCCGGTTCGGGATAGTCTGTGATGTCTTCGTACGCCACCCAGATGCGCCCGGCGTCTGGCTTCAGAAATCCCATTATGTGGCGTAGCGCTACGGATTTGCCTACACCGCTTCGCCCAAGGATGCATACGGTTTCCCCGGGCATCACGTCAAAGCTCACGTCGTCCAGCACGACGTTGTCGCCAAATGCCTTGGATACGTGCTGGAATTCGATATATGGCCGCTGATTCTGGTCTGCCATTCCCAAGCCTCTGCTTTGTCCTC
It contains:
- a CDS encoding DUF5700 domain-containing putative Zn-dependent protease gives rise to the protein MRDFARYLLLTFLVLVISSVFVLPCRALTMADGSRISIKLDTSEAEAVLAILDKACTQQPIAEADWQRIFSSEPYVSLKRREHSMKRSFEDDVFQQYVLSPETVKRTDALRYTLEAWKGANLIASARQVLKFLPAGAKINATVYPVIKPRENSFVFEDNKIFLYLDPTRPKEVFLNTVTHELHHIGMGSVETGFDERYMDLSPNARKAGINVGRFAEGFAMLAAAGSADVHPHQFSDPKDRARWDRDMANFNTDLKKVEQFLLDVLNGRFASDEEMWNKAFEFYGEQGPWYTLGYKMAAAVEKKYGRAALLECEQDPRRLLATWNVIAAEQSKKDEQLATWSPELINGLHAQPVQR
- a CDS encoding HD domain-containing phosphohydrolase is translated as MRLLPSRIPILYSIMGVLLLVSIVPMYFYADRVVSVNRERLKVNEMLLQNTVTKSLSDDIAQRQATIRMMLENLASAVQISSGGNLAQDHVAAPELRALLEKFVSSHGDLAYATLLNTDAKGISAGKITPDVFLQRELEHAFAAARDGRAYNGQPLTIGAGKDSHTVFLASHPLLADGRFVGMLGTVIDLQFLEIRLREFGRGGLALYVVDREGRLVAGASPQFATGQDLTRFEIVQKFVDQGGRSRLVETTEFAVDEKDGRTELLGTCSPVPSLEWAVIAQKEQGEAYASVYEMQRYSRLLALLSVLLSIAISFYATRKITTPLQTLTESSRAIARGDFSQRVTLTSRTEIGELAATFNIMTGELEHFVQDLKRAAEENRALFLNSIQMLAGAVDEKDPYTRGHSDRVTRYSVILATEMGLSEEEIDNVRIAALLHDVGKIGIEDRILKKPGALTPDEFEIMKTHTTKGANILRPVTQLALMLPGIELHHESLDGRGYPYGLKGDELPLMARIISVADTFDAMTTNRPYQAAMDTEYVVRIINSLVSTKFDPRVVAALTSVFESGRLQIRRAGSTNPDQGAAAVAVNAEASAIV
- the ftsY gene encoding signal recognition particle-docking protein FtsY → MIQTLFGSLDQPEKPSFLDRMKQAVTRTRENLTDRIEEVVSFRKEIDRETLDDLEATLIAADLGTTTTHEVLEHMREKVDRKQIADVEELKRVLKEELLAILTKANEKPANRVDGEPEVILVVGVNGTGKTTSIGKLAHTLRAQGKTVLLAAADTFRAAAIEQLEVWGDRTGTEVIKTKPGGDPSAVLFDALQAAKARNVDYVIVDTAGRLHTKTNLMHELEKMHRTAQRIIPGAPHETLLVMDATTGQNGLQQARMFTESAGVTGIVLTKLDGTAKGGVVVAISRELGLPVRYVGVGEQKGDMLPFNANDFVDSLFA
- the ribD gene encoding bifunctional diaminohydroxyphosphoribosylaminopyrimidine deaminase/5-amino-6-(5-phosphoribosylamino)uracil reductase RibD, with translation MALRDTEELFMTQALDLARQGVGLTSPNPCVGAIVVDERGRIAGRGTHTYEGRKHAEVLALEEAGDLAHGNTLYLNLEPCSHQGRTGPCADAIIAAGIARVVSAMRDPNPLVSGKGFEKLRAAGIEVVDGVLEAEARKLNESFTRYIRTRLPLVTLKTAMTLDGKIAAASNVSQNPTALGSAQASITYITGEAARAHVHKLRHASDAILVGVGTIIADDPLLTDRSSLPRRRPLLRVILDSRLRLPLESRLVKTCQEDVLVFCSFAEEKKRAELEARGVRVEQVPLATFEPQAGEVPYPHAVPTNSKPDMKKVFQQLGESEITSVLVEGGAAVNWTCLAAGVVDKIFFYYAPKILGGSGSVPFASGAGFARMAEAAMVHNITVHHFGEDFAIEGYLRDPYA
- a CDS encoding riboflavin synthase, producing MFTGIVEEVGRIARIEQKGENRRITIEARDVPKELKTGHSVAVSGVCLTALDITPTTFAADLAPETWVRTSFSRITTGAQVNLELPLRADGRMGGHMVQGHVDGVGRLVNFERIPDSENWWLHIEVPPELEKYLVYKGSISIEGISLTIAKLEGMICTVAIIPHTVEMTNLNTLKAGDPVNLEADIAAKYLEKWFHRDRDLGGDTLTVEKLVTKGF
- a CDS encoding ATP-binding cassette domain-containing protein, whose translation is MADQNQRPYIEFQHVSKAFGDNVVLDDVSFDVMPGETVCILGRSGVGKSVALRHIMGFLKPDAGRIWVAYEDITDYPEPELERIRKKVTMVFQNGALFDSLSVGENVAFSLRERGDLNEEQIYQIVDGLLDMVGVREYRDQLPSDLSTGMKRSVAIARALAAQPDAVLYDEPTTMVDPLMAHLLGDLIKKLKYQLKLTSIVVTHDMRLAQKVADRVVFLHEAKVIYFGPPEGMNAAQEQIVREFIDLDALNLDYWKPAPDTR